From the genome of Colletotrichum destructivum chromosome 10, complete sequence, one region includes:
- a CDS encoding Putative ysc84 actin-binding domain-containing protein codes for MIFRHKRKPTAQEAESQSTYSSSPDTSSSSSSSAARSTLSRRLSLSHTLSSLRPRPPDPDAPPVIKPPGRGIGAHVHKITTTAGIPFNKAAHLVGAEGWFPQTMPRECAKAARILRSFTDQPLGDTEPAPSHARGEPFHPLGVTRRSIVTIPYPVLAHCAGLAIFNTLRAGAYMGSLAAGSGLVVARRPDGTWSPPSSFVVSTLGAGFMFGLDIYDCVLVLNTPAQVAAFTHPRISLGAETSVAIGPVGTGGAVEAAVSRTSRSMYSYMKSRGLWAGVQVDGTIILARQDCNSVAYNERGISARKILQTQAEWPEGSMPLWQTLIALEGRYAMDPDIARELAMMGPPGDFTPPMEEDEEEEPAPAYTPRAAPQFRSTYGGEEGVMNANQNGVEPSAEQKEMMLRRGA; via the coding sequence ATGATCTTCAGGCACAAGCGCAAGCCCACGGCTCAAGAGGCAGAGTCACAATCCACctactcctcctcgcccgacacatcctcctcttcttcctcctcagcAGCCCGCTCGACCCTCTCACgccgcctctccctctctcacacCCTTTCCTCCCTGCGGCCCCGACCCCCCGATCCCGACGCCCCGCCCGTCATCAAACCACCGGGccgcggcatcggcgcccaCGTCCACAAGATCACGACCACAGCCGGCATCCCcttcaacaaggccgcccacctcgtcggcgccgagggctgGTTCCCGCAGACCATGCCTCGGGAGTgcgccaaggccgcccgcATCCTCCGCTCCTTCACCGACCAGCCCCTCGGCGACACGGAGCCGGCCCCGTCCCACGCCCGCGGCGAGCCCTTCCACCCCCTTGGCGTCACCCGCCGGTCCATCGTCACGATCCCGTACCCGGTCCTCGCCCACtgcgccggcctcgccatcttcaacacCCTCCGCGCGGGCGCCTACATgggctccctcgccgccggatccggcctcgtcgtcgcccgccgcccagaCGGCACctggtcgccgccctcgtcttTCGTCGTCTCCACGCTCGGCGCGGGTTTCATGTTCGGCCTCGACATCTACGACTGCGTCCTGGTCCTTAACACGCccgcccaggtcgccgccttcacccACCCGCGCATCTCCCTTGGCGCCGAGACCTCGGTGGCCATCGGCCCCGTCGGcacgggcggcgccgtcgaggccgccgttTCGAGGACCTCGCGGTCCATGTACAGCTACATGAAGTCCCGCGGGTTGTGGGCAGGCGTTCAGGTCGACGGCACTATCATCCTCGCGAGGCAGGACTGCAACAGCGTGGCGTACAACGAACGCGGCATCTCGGCCCGGAAGATCCTGCAGACGCAGGCTGAATGGCCCGAGGGCTCGATGCCGCTGTGGCAGACGCTGATCGCGCTCGAGGGGCGGTATGCGATGGACCCGGACATTGCAAGGGAGCTGGCGATGATGGGGCCGCCGGGGGATTTCACGCCGCcgatggaggaggacgaggaagaggagccTGCGCCGGCCTACACGCCTCGGGCCGCACCGCAATTCCGGTCTACTtacggcggcgaggagggcgtcatGAATGCGAATCAAAATGGCGTGGAGCCGAGTGCCGAACAAAAGGAGATGATGCTCCGCCGGGGGGCTTAG